In one Leptogranulimonas caecicola genomic region, the following are encoded:
- the rsmG gene encoding 16S rRNA (guanine(527)-N(7))-methyltransferase RsmG, with protein MSSNKQAPCDSTKAGLQPLAAPLAQNPVYQTKLKDLARAYKIDLTDAQAASLLQHLDLVLEKNQVMNLTRITSVDDALILHILDSLLLLSALEQSSLQSQDPSGAVLDIGTGAGFPGIPLALLTQRSFTLMDSVGKKVRAVDEFVDALDISERVVTTNERAEKFALSHPESYDFVVARAVAGLPVLIEYAQPFLVSHGRLVVSKGRLSDEELTSGIKAAQQAGMKLVSRETLELPDSMGHREILAFEKVTKPVLKLPRPIGEAKKRPLG; from the coding sequence ATGTCATCCAACAAGCAAGCTCCTTGTGATTCTACAAAAGCTGGTTTACAACCTCTTGCCGCTCCCCTCGCTCAAAACCCTGTCTATCAAACAAAACTTAAAGATCTGGCACGGGCCTATAAGATTGACCTCACAGATGCCCAGGCGGCCTCTTTACTCCAGCATCTAGATTTAGTGCTTGAGAAAAACCAGGTCATGAACCTTACTCGGATCACTTCTGTCGACGATGCTCTAATCCTTCATATTCTGGATTCTTTGCTCCTTTTATCAGCCCTCGAGCAAAGCTCGTTACAATCACAGGATCCCTCTGGTGCCGTATTGGATATTGGAACAGGGGCTGGATTTCCTGGAATTCCGCTGGCCCTTCTCACACAACGATCCTTTACCTTGATGGACTCTGTGGGCAAAAAAGTCCGTGCCGTAGATGAGTTTGTGGATGCACTCGATATCTCAGAACGAGTGGTTACTACTAATGAACGTGCTGAGAAGTTCGCTCTAAGCCACCCGGAATCCTATGACTTTGTCGTAGCTCGTGCAGTAGCGGGCCTTCCAGTACTCATTGAGTATGCACAGCCTTTTTTAGTTTCTCACGGACGACTAGTGGTCTCAAAGGGTCGCTTAAGCGATGAGGAACTGACTAGTGGAATTAAAGCAGCTCAGCAAGCAGGCATGAAACTTGTTTCACGTGAAACGCTAGAACTTCCTGACTCTATGGGTCACCGAGAGATTCTTGCTTTTGAAAAAGTTACCAAACCGGTCCTCAAGCTGCCTCGTCCCATTGGCGAGGCAAAAAAGCGTCCATTGGGATAA
- a CDS encoding Jag family protein: MNLDETSGAFDEVENESVMVTSAEDIEDEDGGQPLVDPQDILDEEGEALEEAFDAAVDLEAIKEHYAETGSLSDLEMDAVADLSVSYLRQILACFGEGDATIDEYESDEGELILDVSEGDLAILIGRHGRTLEALQQLLSSLVNRSLGFHFPVIVDIEGYRERRRKKIRDMAFSAAEKAKRRHTAVSLSPMNAYERRLVHLALRSDDEVTTYSEGEDPDRYVVVCAVNNRE; the protein is encoded by the coding sequence ATGAATCTTGATGAAACCTCTGGCGCCTTTGATGAGGTGGAGAACGAGTCTGTGATGGTCACCTCTGCTGAGGATATCGAGGATGAGGACGGGGGCCAGCCCCTGGTAGATCCCCAGGACATTCTCGATGAAGAGGGAGAGGCTTTGGAAGAGGCCTTTGACGCTGCCGTGGATCTAGAGGCCATCAAAGAGCATTACGCTGAGACTGGCTCTCTGAGCGACCTGGAGATGGATGCGGTGGCCGATCTTTCTGTGAGTTACCTGCGTCAGATCCTTGCGTGCTTTGGTGAGGGTGACGCCACTATCGACGAGTATGAGAGTGACGAAGGCGAGCTTATTCTCGATGTCTCTGAAGGTGATCTGGCTATTCTTATTGGTCGGCATGGTCGCACTTTGGAAGCGCTCCAACAGCTTCTTTCTTCTCTAGTCAATCGATCGCTAGGCTTCCACTTTCCTGTGATCGTGGATATTGAAGGTTATCGCGAACGACGTCGCAAGAAGATTCGCGACATGGCATTCTCTGCTGCCGAGAAGGCCAAGCGCCGCCACACGGCTGTCTCCCTTTCTCCCATGAATGCCTACGAACGTCGCTTGGTTCATCTTGCTTTACGCAGTGACGATGAGGTCACTACCTATTCCGAGGGTGAAGACCCCGACCGCTACGTGGTTGTCTGTGCGGTGAATAACCGCGAGTAG